One window of Nostoc sp. C052 genomic DNA carries:
- a CDS encoding molecular chaperone, whose product MNPFQLNNYTDREPSEKQQKRFPGWFALDFGTSNSTVTLFDPIEVPIAEILPKEQEIRLRDRLSQWLSSPASIALPDVSTDDWAKFVTEISKNLEIEPSRLSEVFESDNKERFLEAIRQIELSLGNSERFRRAVSKKLYQIYHEVFRVPTLESQNLIPVVLDIDRRDTEIPSESEISHLGDLKLRMGREARDNRKKAIAQGTSGSLKEIISRFHHSPKRYFGQERSFSVILDGEEETITANQLIQSAWAHLIELTEDYRQHARRRFSEGDFLTAVVTYPTVAPPVVRKEVRELVEQLGIDDVQTAYDEAVSVAIFFLWREFGGNLNIGIESFKTRCRQVGNKWSQNVLVLDIGGGTTDLALIELTLEDKTPNFADYEDRGLGGRYYKLTPKLLGSSGHLQLGGELITLRIFRLLKVAIADFLLTAVTTGGIENEKLEDLINSELNERFLEQGKFKTGSLLKCLDRENPEGDISYKDALDTAEKVLPTRWQQAPQRLQSFYILWDYAEAAKLKLGQKPPAENSLLTFTLSEQQISELLTQSAVKLQVQDPNNICITLNNQQFERAAASGIKEAIGIAKGLMESRLRPDDLTKDSWNSQKVDWLILSGKTCNLDIVQRQIYQEFSKSPYFVWNPERITFVLEFTKLATSAGACYAEKLRRLRFDPEESKSLLRKGANQLEIDVKNLFYYLPCNFKRKTQSNDLLTIFKAGQELYQLAPWETAAKVRTHWQGIQLTNIIYRQDYEEGDLRLWGSFDGKNLMNKLEMQEAEFLKKIKVQFEIDQTLEFNVLLCQGNPHYLIDISGIDLESVVSETSALFSDGKLNWNIAVERVNKDLNDGDIAVNVIESATVDQPDAYHLVFEVGNDGSRTFHKFHYLRDGVTQPGIGLISNPLPPFPQTGQHTFYVYQTDAETNSKKWIRIGALSKPDIITDYPCQYRVTLDDQGILRMHAGEVPYWTSQNQECLKEEGCVYRAELELQPNEVDKERDPFCGIH is encoded by the coding sequence ATGAACCCTTTCCAATTGAACAACTATACTGATCGCGAACCAAGTGAGAAACAACAAAAAAGATTTCCGGGATGGTTTGCTTTAGATTTTGGTACGTCTAATTCCACAGTCACACTTTTCGATCCAATTGAAGTACCGATCGCAGAAATTTTACCGAAAGAACAAGAAATTCGGTTGCGCGATCGCTTATCGCAATGGCTCAGTTCTCCCGCCTCTATAGCTTTACCAGATGTCAGTACTGATGATTGGGCGAAGTTTGTCACAGAAATTAGCAAAAATTTGGAGATAGAACCCAGCCGATTGAGTGAAGTTTTTGAAAGTGATAATAAAGAGCGATTTTTGGAAGCAATTCGCCAAATTGAACTTTCTTTAGGAAACAGCGAGAGGTTCCGCCGGGCTGTCAGCAAAAAACTTTACCAAATTTATCATGAGGTATTCCGCGTCCCTACCCTAGAGTCGCAAAATCTGATCCCAGTTGTGTTGGATATCGATCGCCGCGATACAGAAATTCCCAGCGAGTCGGAAATTTCGCACTTAGGGGATTTAAAACTACGGATGGGTAGGGAAGCTAGAGATAACCGCAAAAAAGCGATCGCTCAAGGTACAAGCGGTTCTCTAAAGGAAATTATCAGCAGGTTTCACCATTCACCCAAACGCTATTTTGGCCAGGAGCGATCGTTTTCAGTTATTTTAGATGGTGAAGAAGAAACAATTACCGCAAATCAGTTAATTCAATCTGCTTGGGCGCATTTAATCGAGTTAACTGAAGACTACCGCCAACACGCACGACGCAGATTTTCTGAGGGAGACTTTTTAACAGCAGTTGTCACCTACCCAACAGTTGCCCCACCAGTTGTTCGTAAAGAAGTTAGAGAATTAGTTGAGCAGTTGGGAATCGATGATGTACAAACTGCTTATGATGAAGCCGTTTCTGTGGCAATATTCTTTTTATGGCGAGAATTTGGCGGTAATCTCAACATTGGGATCGAATCATTCAAAACCCGTTGCCGTCAAGTAGGAAACAAATGGTCACAAAATGTCCTCGTCTTGGATATTGGTGGGGGAACCACAGACTTAGCTTTAATTGAACTGACTTTAGAAGATAAAACTCCTAATTTTGCCGATTATGAAGACCGAGGTTTAGGAGGACGTTACTATAAACTTACTCCCAAACTATTAGGTTCATCTGGTCATTTACAGCTAGGTGGTGAGTTAATTACACTGCGAATTTTTAGATTATTAAAAGTTGCGATCGCAGATTTTTTGTTGACAGCAGTAACAACAGGTGGTATCGAAAACGAAAAGCTAGAAGATTTAATTAACTCTGAGTTAAACGAGCGCTTTTTAGAACAAGGTAAATTCAAAACTGGCAGTCTTTTAAAATGTCTGGATAGAGAGAATCCAGAAGGCGATATTTCTTACAAAGATGCTCTAGATACTGCCGAAAAAGTATTGCCCACCCGTTGGCAACAAGCACCCCAACGCCTACAATCCTTTTATATTCTCTGGGATTATGCAGAAGCAGCTAAACTTAAACTTGGGCAAAAGCCACCAGCAGAGAATTCTCTATTAACCTTCACACTTTCTGAGCAGCAAATTTCTGAATTGCTTACCCAAAGCGCCGTAAAATTACAAGTTCAAGATCCAAATAACATCTGCATCACCTTAAATAACCAGCAATTTGAACGAGCCGCTGCATCTGGAATTAAAGAAGCGATCGGAATTGCCAAAGGATTAATGGAAAGTCGTTTGCGTCCTGATGATCTCACCAAAGATTCTTGGAATTCCCAAAAAGTCGATTGGTTAATTTTGTCTGGTAAAACTTGTAATTTAGACATAGTACAGCGCCAAATCTACCAAGAATTTAGTAAGTCTCCATATTTTGTCTGGAATCCAGAACGGATTACTTTTGTGTTGGAATTTACCAAACTAGCCACCTCTGCCGGTGCTTGTTATGCCGAAAAGTTACGAAGATTGAGATTCGATCCAGAAGAGTCTAAAAGCTTGCTGCGTAAGGGAGCCAACCAGCTAGAAATTGATGTCAAAAACCTGTTTTATTATTTGCCCTGCAACTTCAAACGCAAAACCCAAAGCAACGATTTACTAACTATATTCAAAGCCGGACAAGAACTCTATCAACTCGCACCTTGGGAAACTGCTGCCAAAGTTCGTACTCATTGGCAAGGCATACAATTAACTAACATTATCTACCGTCAAGATTACGAAGAGGGAGATTTACGGCTTTGGGGAAGCTTTGACGGTAAAAACCTCATGAATAAACTGGAGATGCAAGAAGCAGAGTTTCTGAAAAAAATCAAAGTCCAGTTTGAAATTGACCAAACCCTCGAATTTAATGTATTGCTTTGTCAGGGAAATCCCCATTATTTGATTGATATTTCTGGTATTGATTTAGAATCGGTAGTTTCAGAAACTTCAGCGTTATTTTCTGATGGTAAATTAAACTGGAATATTGCTGTAGAACGCGTCAATAAAGACTTGAATGATGGTGATATTGCCGTCAATGTTATTGAGTCAGCAACCGTAGATCAACCAGATGCCTATCATCTTGTGTTTGAAGTCGGAAATGATGGTAGTAGAACATTTCACAAATTTCACTATTTGCGCGATGGTGTAACGCAACCAGGAATTGGGTTAATTAGTAATCCCTTACCTCCCTTCCCACAAACTGGACAGCACACCTTCTATGTTTATCAAACAGATGCCGAAACAAACAGTAAAAAATGGATAAGAATTGGCGCACTTAGTAAACCAGATATAATCACAGATTACCCTTGCCAATATCGTGTAACTCTCGACGATCAAGGTATTCTAAGGATGCACGCTGGTGAAGTCCCTTACTGGACATCACAAAATCAAGAATGCTTGAAGGAAGAAGGATGTGTTTATCGTGCTGAATTAGAGTTACAACCTAATGAAGTTGATAAAGAACGCGATCCCTTTTGCGGCATACATTAA